One Saccharopolyspora erythraea NRRL 2338 genomic region harbors:
- a CDS encoding glycosyltransferase family 2 protein translates to MVVVTWRGRDHVGACLDALAAQDHPHRTLVVDNASDDGTAEVLAAHPSQPEVLRMPRNRGYAGGVAAALASVRTPLVAWLNDDAAPEPGWLAALENALGEDDGPGAVAAASSTLLAPDGRLQSVGVRLTADGYGADAVGADWAEGADGEVFGFCGGAVLMRMADLCAISGVPARFFCYYEDTDTSWRLRLAGRRIVHVAGARATHLHGASAEPGSVRFHRWNERNRLLTLLRCAPAPVAMREVVRFAAITCALPVRRYAPRPLRRDVPEAANFRTTLRMRVLGEVAVRMPWTLAERLAIGRRAAAVGRARVWREWAGR, encoded by the coding sequence GTGGTGGTCGTGACCTGGCGCGGACGCGACCACGTCGGAGCCTGCCTGGACGCCCTGGCCGCCCAGGATCATCCACATAGGACCCTGGTGGTCGACAACGCCTCGGACGACGGCACGGCGGAGGTGCTCGCGGCCCACCCGTCCCAGCCAGAAGTGCTGCGGATGCCGCGGAACCGGGGCTACGCGGGCGGGGTCGCAGCCGCTCTGGCGAGCGTGCGGACCCCTCTCGTCGCCTGGCTCAACGACGACGCGGCGCCGGAACCCGGCTGGCTGGCAGCGTTGGAGAACGCCTTGGGGGAAGACGACGGACCCGGCGCTGTGGCCGCTGCCTCCAGTACCTTGCTGGCACCTGACGGCCGGTTGCAATCGGTCGGCGTCCGTCTCACTGCGGACGGTTACGGCGCGGATGCGGTGGGAGCGGACTGGGCTGAGGGAGCCGACGGGGAGGTCTTCGGCTTCTGCGGCGGGGCGGTGCTTATGCGGATGGCCGACCTGTGCGCGATCAGCGGAGTTCCGGCCAGGTTCTTCTGCTACTACGAGGACACCGACACGTCGTGGCGGCTGCGCCTCGCGGGACGCCGGATCGTGCACGTCGCCGGCGCCCGCGCCACGCACCTGCACGGCGCGTCAGCGGAGCCGGGTTCGGTGCGGTTCCACCGCTGGAACGAGCGCAACAGGTTGCTGACGCTGCTGCGGTGCGCCCCTGCTCCGGTGGCCATGAGGGAAGTCGTCCGCTTCGCGGCGATCACCTGCGCGCTTCCAGTACGGCGGTACGCGCCGCGGCCCCTGCGACGGGATGTGCCGGAGGCGGCGAACTTCCGCACGACCCTGCGGATGCGGGTGCTCGGAGAAGTTGCGGTGCGGATGCCGTGGACGCTGGCTGAGCGGCTGGCCATCGGCCGGCGGGCGGCGGCGGTGGGGCGGGCGCGGGTGTGGCGGGAGTGGGCCGGGCGGTAG